A single genomic interval of Pochonia chlamydosporia 170 chromosome 7, whole genome shotgun sequence harbors:
- a CDS encoding fungal transcriptional regulatory protein (similar to Cordyceps militaris CM01 XP_006670220.1): protein MSLRKIRTYRSCQSCRLSKTKCNGDRPKCARCAAKLIQCVYDGGAAPRWTRNLNRSQATSVDDDAGSSSPTEQDAMTGVAPSEVDETASLRGSVSKVSDEANDKSSIIASEAAGVSVTGAASQHGSNEQLSSHPLAWLLSPALPATRNLRRVVEQYFSNVHPLRCFAFVHKPSFMRQLDKGFSSDDESALLHIICAHGAKFLVLGAAQGEASAPPSFLKNAGNQWAKRAEYLMLANFGKISVQRLMTAILLHDFHFRLGEYGQALMISGLAVRMAHALKINTEYNSDILCTEENNSAPSVASRESRRRLMWACYVLDAWAGSGVDQLTLLRENDIKIQLPSNERNFGLRIPSVTETLGVGHVLQFLPPAIVPRKPAANMGIMAYYIRVVALWKRIVRYVNHLHAGPPPWQPDSLFAALDADLHLWRRELPDFVEYSTETIYARLDSNQLGSLVLIHCTYHHNYLELYKLTMPDLFKLSKPFTFPPEHDEFLQTAQANAYYHAQQIADILAEAAEHGSRLLSDSLLPFFVYDSSRVMLYYVARLLDPNRPDAEVKLRDAVKAVESNNRVLRMMSTLFPIAQSLSATIERWLSKVQQTVARDDLLSSLEDDDHLESHRPVMSNGNQDRTAEYVLPPLSLHSLARSGAGESGGIDGEVASRTASWSTQNPHAGGPASWDGTSAAAHQLVGLSQEQSVRSSLQHERPVPVHPFRKVAPSQPMCNALDLDDLQNFLSWDMYGIMEMGGSVSNEDMDDSVSQSWTGAI from the exons ATGTCCTTGAGGAAGATCCGGACCTATCGTTCATGCCAGAGCTGTCGATTATCCAAGACAAAGTGTAATGGCGACCGGCCGAAATGCGCCAGATGTGCCGCCAAGCTCATCCAGTGCGTGTACGACGGAGGTGCTGCTCCGCGATGGACTCGCAATCTGAACCGATCGCAAGCGACTTCTgtggatgacgatgctggCAGTTCTAGCCCGACGGAGCAGGATGCCATGACGGGTGTTGCTCCCAGTGAGGTGGATGAGACTGCATCACTTCGCGGAAGCGTGAGCAAGGTATCAGACGAAGCAAACGACAAGTCGTCTATTATTGCTtctgaggctgctggtgtaTCCGTTACTGGCGCAGCATCGCAACACGGTTCCAATGAACAGCTGAGCTCACATCCGTTGGCCTG GTTATTATCGCCAGCTCTACCGGCGACTCGGAATCTCCGCCGAGTTGTTGAGCAGTACTTCTCGAATGTCCATCCTCTCCGGTGCTTTGCCTTTGTGCATAAGCCGTCGTTTATGCGGCAGCTGGACAAGGGCTTCTCCTCCGATGACGAGTCGGCACTTTTACACATCATCTGTGCACATGGTGCAAA ATTTCTGGTACTTGGCGCCGCGCAAGGAGAGGCCAGCGCACCGCCCTCATTTTTAAAGAATGCTGGCAATCAATGGGCCAAAAGAGCTGAATATCTCATGCTGGCCAACTTTGGAAAAATATCTGTTCAAAGACTCATG ACAGCCATCCTTCTTCATGATTTCCACTTTCGACTTGGCGAATATGGGCAAGCACTCATGATTAGTGGCCTTGCTGTACGAATGGCCCATGCTTTGAAGATCAACACCGAGTACAACTCGGACATCCTTTGCACAGAAGAGAACAATAGTGCGCCTTCGGTAGCATCAAGGGAGAGTAGGCGGCGACTTATGTGGGCATGCTACGTTCTTGACGCGTGGGCCGGTAGTGGCGTGGATCAGTTGACCCTGCTACGAGAGAACGACATCAAAATTCAACTCCCAAGCAATGAGAGGAACTTTGGCCTGAGAATACCTTCCGTCACCGAAACActtggtgttggccatgTCTTGCAGTTTCTCCCACCAGCCATCGTGCCAAGAAAACCAGCGGCCAACATGGGTATCATGGCTTACTATATCCGTGTTGTGGCTCTGTGGAAGCGAATAGTCCGATATGTAAACCACTTACATGCCGGCCCACCTCCCTGGCAGCCAGATTCTCTGTTTGCTGCATTAGATGCAGACCTGCACCTCTGGCGAAGAGAGCTTCCTGATTTCGTGGAGTACTCTACCGAAACAATTTATGCTCGTCTCGATTCCAATCAGCTTGGTTCCCTGGTGCTTATTCACTGCACCTATCACCACAATTACTTAGAACTCTACAAACTCACCATGCCTGACCTTTTTAAACTTTCAAAACCCTTCACATTTCCGCCTGAGCATGATGAGTTTCTCCAGACAGCCCAAGCCAACGCCTATTATCATGCACAGCAAATTGCGGATATTCTGGCGGAAGCAGCAGAGCACGGATCGCGACTCTTATCGGACagtttgctgccatttttTGTTTACGACAGCAGTCGTGTAATGTTGTATTACGTGGCTCGCCTTCTGGACCCCAATCGACCAGACGCAGAAGTCAAACTGAGGGATGCAGTCAAGGCGGTGGAGAGCAACAACCGGGTTCTCCGCATGATGTCCACCTTGTTTCCTATAGCCCAGTCATTG TCCGCGACTATAGAGCGGTGGTTATCCAAGGTACAGCAAACAGTTGCTCGAGACGACCTCTTGAGTAgtcttgaagatgatgaccaTCTCGAATCTCATCGCCCAGTCAT GTCCAACGGGAACCAGGACAGGACTGCAGAGTATGTGCTGCCccctctttctctccatTCATTGGCTCGGTCCGGAGCCGGTGAGTCGGGTGGCATCGACGGTGAAGTAGCCTCCCGAACGGCGAGCTGGAGCACGCAGAATCCCCATGCCGGAGGGCCGGCGTCATGGGATGGAACCAGTGCTGCAGCCCATCAACTCGTAGGGCTTAGCCAGGAACAGTCGGTTCGATCCAGCTTGCAGCATGAACGACCAGTCCCCGTCCATCCATTTCGTAAGGTTGCACCATCGCAACCCATGTGCAACGCCTTGGACCTGGACGACTTGCAAAACTTTTTGTCGTGGGATATGTACGGAATCATGGAAATGGGCGGTTCCGTGTCCAacgaggacatggacgactCCGTATCTCAATCTTGGACTGGAGCTATCTGA
- a CDS encoding arylsulfatase (similar to Aspergillus niger CBS 513.88 XP_001391191.1) translates to MAPKRNVLLMIADDLGREQIGTYGCKALQTPSLDSLAASGSRFDMAFASTASCSGSRTTIYTGLHTHENGSYGLVLERNGFQTWKHVETAPQVFNDIGYKTGILGKIHVAPEERYPWQTRKESDSRNTAMIADQAEEFFAEAKKEDRSFYLTIGYVDPHRVLASRGGFGNEDGNYDARLKDRIFSPDEVEVPHFMQDLPAVRQELAEYYRSIHRMDQGIGLVLDALERQGLADETLVLFLSDNGPPFVNSKTTLYDAGVRLPFIIRVPGKDTGIINKNMVSYIDVLPTFLDWAGHGNRQPPEGCVGPRRGQSIIPIVDSATNQDGWDHVFGSHTFHEITNYWPTRYMRNRRYKYHRNVCWKLDFPFAMDLYASLSFEAMRNTSPPMIGKRPLKSYICRPPEELYDLEADPEEVHNLAGSPEHEGVLRQMREAVEKWQMETKDLWLWKDGVAVQRFKEFNYERDGLKIPDRFDFDVDNPGLGHVEKSLKLH, encoded by the coding sequence ATGGCGCCAAAGAGAAATGTCTTGCTCATGATTGCCGATGACCTCGGTCGTGAGCAAATCGGCACATACGGATGCAAGGCACTACAGACACCGAGTCTCGACTCACTTGCGGCATCCGGGTCCCGTTTTGACATGGCCTTTGCCAGCACAGCCTCATGCAGCGGCAGCAGAACAACCATATACACTGGGCTGCACACCCATGAAAATGGTAGCTACGGACTGGTATTGGAACGCAACGGATTTCAAACATGGAAACATGTAGAAACTGCTCCGCAGGTATTCAATGATATTGGCTACAAGACTGGTATCTTGGGCAAGATCCATGTTGCGCCTGAGGAGAGATATCCTTGGCAAACGCGCAAAGAGAGCGACTCGCGAAACACGGCCATGATTGCTGATCAAGCTGAGGAGTTCTTTGCCGAGGCCAAAAAAGAAGACCGCTCGTTTTATCTTACAATTGGCTACGTCGATCCTCATCGAGTTTTGGCTAGCCGTGGTGGATTTGGAAATGAGGATGGCAACTACGATGCCCGCCTAAAAGATCGCATTTTCAGCCCGGATGAAGTGGAAGTTCCGCACTTTATGCAGGACCTTCCGGCCGTTCGACAAGAACTGGCAGAATACTACCGTTCCATCCACCGAATGGACCAGGGAATTGGTCTTGTTTTGGACGCTCTTGAGCGACAGGGCTTGGCGGATGAGACGCTAGTATTATTCCTGAGTGACAACGGACCGCCATTCGTCAACTCAAAGACTACCCTTTACGATGCCGGTGTACGGTTACCGTTCATCATCCGTGTGCCCGGAAAGGACACTGgtatcatcaacaagaacaTGGTGTCGTACATTGATGTGCTGCCAACATTCTTGGACTGGGCCGGCCATGGAAATCGGCAGCCTCCTGAAGGCTGCGTTGGACCTCGCCGTGGACAATCTATCATCCCCATTGTCGACTCAGCAACCAAtcaagatggatgggatcACGTCTTTGGCTCACACACTTTCCATGAAATCACTAACTATTGGCCGACGCGGTACATGCGGAATCGTCGGTACAAGTACCACCGCAATGTATGCTGGAAGCTCGATTTCCCATTCGCCATGGATCTGTATGCATCGCTATCATTTGAAGCGATGCGAAACACAAGCCCTCCAATGATTGGAAAGCGACCCCTAAAGAGTTACATCTGCCGGCCGCCAGAGGAGTTGTACGATCTGGAAGCCGACCCAGAGGAAGTGCACAACCTTGCGGGCTCGCCGGAACATGAAGGAGTGTTGAGGCAGATGCGCGAGGCAGTTGAGAAGTGGCAGATGGAGACAAAGGATCTGTGGTTGTGGAAGGATGGTGTTGCAGTGCAGCGGTTCAAGGAATTCAACTACGAGAGAGATGGACTCAAGATTCCGGATCGGTTCGACTTTGACGTTGATAATCCGGGGCTGGGGCATGTAGAAAAGAGCCTGAAACTGCACTGA